From Amycolatopsis sp. cg9, one genomic window encodes:
- a CDS encoding MarR family winged helix-turn-helix transcriptional regulator, with the protein MSSDLEAPPAVTRRLGYLLKHAQLRLVELAEPLYEPLGVTGRQLALLALFGDGPGQSQQDGAARLGVDRTTMVALVDELEAKGLVRREVAPGDRRKRLVTLTAEGERVREAGEAATRRAEALLLAPLSADGAEGFRAALLRVVLAE; encoded by the coding sequence GTGTCCAGCGACCTCGAAGCGCCCCCGGCCGTCACCCGGCGGCTCGGTTACCTGCTCAAGCACGCCCAGCTGCGGCTCGTCGAGCTGGCCGAGCCGCTGTACGAGCCGCTCGGCGTCACCGGGCGGCAGCTCGCGCTGCTCGCGCTCTTCGGCGACGGGCCCGGGCAGTCGCAACAGGACGGCGCGGCGCGGCTCGGCGTAGACCGGACGACGATGGTCGCGCTCGTCGACGAGCTCGAGGCCAAGGGCCTGGTCCGGCGCGAGGTCGCGCCGGGCGACCGCCGCAAGCGCCTGGTGACGCTGACCGCCGAAGGCGAGCGGGTCCGCGAGGCGGGAGAAGCGGCCACGCGGCGGGCTGAGGCACTGTTGCTGGCACCGTTGTCCGCCGACGGCGCCGAAGGGTTCCGCGCCGCGCTGCTCCGGGTTGTTCTCGCGGAGTGA
- a CDS encoding ABC-F family ATP-binding cassette domain-containing protein, with protein sequence MITATGLELRAGSRILLNGVTLRIQPGDRIGLVGRNGAGKTTSLKVLAGEGEPHAGDVRRSGELGYLPQDPREGDLSVTAKDRVLSARGLDKLMRDMEKAQASMAELVDEAARDKAINRYARLEERFASLGGYAAESEAARICSNLGLADRILAQTLQTLSGGQRRRVELARILFAAAEAGAGGKSETILLLDEPTNHLDADSINWLRGFLKQHDGGLVVISHDVELLADVVNKVWFLDATRGELDLYNMGWQRYLDARATDEKRRRRERANAEKKASALQQQAAKLGAKATKAVAAKNMARRAEQMLSSLDETRVADKVARIKFPDPAPCGRTPLTAEGLSKSYGSLEIFTGVDLAIDRGSKVVVLGLNGAGKTTLLRLLGGMETPDTGEIVPGHGMRLGYYAQEHETLDHDASVWENIRHLSPDTGAQELRNLLGSFLFTGEQLDQPAGTLSGGEKTRLALAGLVSSAANVLLLDEPTNNLDPASRAQVLDALRSFSGAVVLVTHDPGAVEALEPERVILLPDGTEDHWSADYLELVQLA encoded by the coding sequence TTGATCACGGCCACCGGCCTTGAGCTGCGCGCGGGTTCGCGCATCCTGCTCAACGGCGTCACCCTCCGCATCCAGCCCGGCGACCGCATCGGTCTCGTCGGCCGCAACGGCGCGGGCAAGACCACCTCGCTGAAGGTCCTCGCCGGCGAGGGCGAGCCGCACGCGGGCGACGTCCGCCGCAGCGGCGAGCTCGGCTACCTGCCGCAGGACCCGCGCGAAGGCGATCTTTCGGTCACCGCCAAGGACCGCGTGCTCTCCGCGCGCGGCCTCGACAAGCTGATGCGGGACATGGAGAAGGCCCAGGCCTCCATGGCCGAGCTCGTCGACGAAGCCGCGCGCGACAAGGCCATCAACCGCTACGCCCGGCTCGAAGAGCGCTTCGCGTCCCTCGGCGGGTACGCGGCGGAGAGCGAAGCCGCGCGGATCTGCTCGAACCTCGGCCTCGCCGACCGGATCCTCGCCCAGACCCTGCAGACGCTCTCCGGTGGCCAGCGCCGCCGCGTCGAGCTGGCACGGATCCTGTTCGCCGCGGCCGAAGCGGGCGCCGGCGGCAAGTCCGAGACGATCCTGCTGCTCGACGAGCCGACCAACCACCTGGACGCCGACTCCATCAACTGGCTGCGCGGCTTCCTCAAGCAGCACGACGGCGGCCTGGTCGTGATCAGCCACGACGTCGAGCTGCTCGCCGACGTCGTCAACAAGGTCTGGTTCCTCGACGCCACCCGCGGCGAGCTCGACCTGTACAACATGGGCTGGCAGCGCTACCTCGACGCGCGCGCCACCGACGAGAAGCGCCGCCGCCGCGAGCGCGCCAACGCCGAGAAGAAGGCGTCGGCGCTGCAGCAGCAGGCCGCGAAGCTCGGCGCGAAGGCGACGAAGGCCGTGGCGGCCAAGAACATGGCGCGCCGCGCCGAGCAGATGCTGTCCTCGCTCGACGAGACCCGGGTGGCCGACAAGGTCGCCCGGATCAAGTTCCCGGACCCGGCGCCCTGCGGCCGCACGCCGCTGACCGCCGAGGGGCTGTCGAAGTCGTACGGCTCACTGGAAATCTTCACCGGCGTCGACCTCGCCATCGACCGCGGTTCGAAGGTGGTCGTACTCGGCCTGAACGGCGCGGGAAAGACCACTTTGCTCCGGCTGCTCGGCGGAATGGAAACCCCGGACACCGGTGAGATCGTGCCGGGTCACGGAATGCGTTTGGGCTATTACGCACAGGAACACGAAACTCTTGATCATGATGCGTCGGTGTGGGAAAACATCCGACATCTCTCTCCGGACACCGGGGCGCAGGAGTTGCGGAACCTGCTGGGTTCGTTCCTCTTCACCGGCGAACAACTCGACCAGCCCGCCGGCACGCTTTCCGGCGGCGAGAAGACCCGGCTCGCGCTGGCCGGCCTGGTCTCCAGCGCTGCCAACGTCTTGCTGCTCGACGAGCCGACGAACAACCTCGACCCGGCCAGCCGTGCGCAGGTCCTGGACGCCTTGCGCAGCTTCTCCGGCGCCGTCGTCCTGGTGACCCACGACCCGGGCGCGGTCGAGGCCCTGGAGCCGGAGCGGGTCATCCTGCTGCCCGACGGGACCGAGGACCACTGGTCGGCGGACTACCTGGAACTTGTCCAGCTCGCCTGA
- a CDS encoding helix-turn-helix domain-containing protein: MADLKKGARITGNTRDKLAADLKKKYEKGSSIRALAESTGRSYGFVHRVLSESGVQLRGRGGATRVKKK; the protein is encoded by the coding sequence GTGGCTGATCTCAAGAAAGGCGCGCGGATCACCGGCAACACGCGCGACAAGCTGGCCGCTGACCTGAAGAAGAAATACGAGAAGGGCTCGAGCATCCGGGCCCTCGCGGAGTCGACGGGCCGGTCCTACGGGTTCGTGCACCGGGTGCTGTCGGAGTCGGGAGTCCAGCTGCGGGGGCGCGGCGGGGCCACCAGGGTCAAGAAGAAGTAG
- a CDS encoding glycosyltransferase 87 family protein: MGTEVGRAPAWRRAARLFTAPSRTPEAAPLRWDLGFYLACLAFALPTALKSEFYGYRVWGNFATAAYGFGVLHSGWLLWSARRGREPRGVLGSRWCGIAAVGLLAMILPLALLVIRRLTGVDWLITPFSWAAQPEVWVIERSADLLLHHGTPYVDVTALGRAPEVNDYTPYGPVMALFGLPRALFGGSPVADALTDARWVFALAACACVLGTLKLLKWPKVPVGAAQLALACPLTALTWAVAGPDLAIVGLLVLACALAATGRVAWSGLVLALVISAKLIVAPAAAVLAVFVLVRRGKPALARFLAALVATTAALHLPVYLVDPAAFVEHVFRFPLGMGAVRSPAASPLPGHLIAGLGVVGQVTAFVLVGAAAVAMLVWLVRRPPANGSGALLRIAVGLGALILLTPATRYGYLVYPLVLLGAHLVFRVAEDPAAPPAQQSATTSS, translated from the coding sequence GTGGGAACGGAGGTGGGCCGGGCGCCCGCATGGCGGCGCGCGGCACGGCTCTTCACCGCACCCTCGCGCACTCCCGAAGCCGCCCCCTTGCGGTGGGACCTGGGGTTCTACCTCGCCTGCCTGGCCTTCGCGCTGCCGACCGCGCTCAAGTCGGAGTTCTACGGCTACCGCGTCTGGGGCAACTTCGCGACGGCGGCGTACGGCTTCGGCGTGCTGCACAGCGGCTGGCTGCTGTGGTCCGCGCGCCGGGGCCGCGAGCCGCGTGGCGTGCTCGGCTCGCGCTGGTGCGGCATCGCCGCCGTCGGCCTGTTGGCCATGATCCTTCCGTTGGCACTCCTGGTGATTCGCCGACTGACCGGAGTGGACTGGCTGATCACGCCGTTCTCCTGGGCCGCGCAGCCCGAGGTCTGGGTGATCGAGCGGTCCGCGGATCTGCTGCTGCACCACGGAACCCCGTACGTCGACGTCACCGCGCTCGGCCGGGCCCCCGAGGTAAACGATTACACGCCTTACGGCCCGGTGATGGCGCTCTTCGGCCTGCCGCGCGCGCTGTTCGGCGGCTCACCGGTGGCGGACGCGCTGACCGACGCCCGCTGGGTGTTCGCGCTGGCCGCCTGCGCGTGCGTGCTGGGCACGCTCAAGCTGCTGAAGTGGCCGAAGGTGCCGGTCGGAGCCGCGCAGCTCGCGCTCGCCTGCCCGCTCACCGCGCTCACCTGGGCCGTCGCCGGGCCGGACCTGGCGATCGTCGGCCTGCTGGTGCTGGCCTGCGCGCTCGCCGCCACCGGACGGGTCGCCTGGTCGGGACTCGTGCTGGCGCTGGTGATCAGCGCGAAGCTCATCGTCGCGCCCGCGGCCGCGGTGCTGGCGGTGTTCGTGCTGGTACGCCGGGGAAAGCCCGCGCTGGCGCGGTTCCTGGCGGCACTGGTGGCGACGACGGCCGCGCTGCACCTGCCCGTGTACCTCGTGGACCCGGCCGCGTTCGTCGAACACGTCTTCCGGTTCCCCCTCGGGATGGGCGCCGTGCGGTCGCCCGCGGCGAGCCCGTTGCCGGGCCACCTGATCGCCGGTCTCGGCGTGGTCGGCCAGGTGACGGCGTTCGTGCTGGTGGGCGCCGCCGCCGTGGCGATGCTGGTCTGGCTGGTGCGCCGGCCCCCCGCGAACGGCTCCGGCGCACTCCTGCGCATCGCCGTCGGACTCGGCGCGTTGATCCTGCTCACCCCGGCCACCCGCTACGGCTACCTGGTGTATCCCCTGGTCCTGCTCGGGGCCCACCTGGTGTTCCGCGTGGCCGAAGATCCCGCTGCGCCCCCCGCGCAGCAGTCCGCGACTACTTCTTCTTGA
- a CDS encoding acVLRF1 family peptidyl-tRNA hydrolase, with protein sequence MAKARQVEGGGRAVEVPPERLRGWFERFSASHGGIAATDAGPLEVRVTAADGTTATATVPFGPLGEPSLDALLAHVLVPRRIALLLVRLGGHSAGIAGAGRVEVSRTDRHLVQGRSAAGGWSQQRFARRRAGQARHALQDAAKDAFEVLVPRLSEVDAVVLGGDRRALDELRGDRRLAPLFARAEPRVLEVAEPSFAVLEEAARRALSVEITLRDG encoded by the coding sequence ATGGCGAAGGCGCGGCAGGTCGAGGGCGGCGGGCGTGCCGTCGAGGTCCCGCCGGAGCGGCTGCGCGGCTGGTTCGAGCGGTTTTCGGCTTCGCACGGCGGGATCGCCGCCACCGATGCCGGGCCGCTCGAGGTCCGCGTCACCGCGGCCGACGGCACCACCGCGACCGCGACCGTCCCTTTCGGACCGCTCGGCGAGCCGTCCCTCGACGCCCTCCTCGCGCACGTGCTGGTGCCGCGGCGGATCGCGCTCCTGCTGGTGCGGCTCGGCGGCCACAGCGCCGGGATCGCCGGCGCCGGGCGGGTCGAGGTCTCGCGCACCGACCGGCACCTGGTGCAGGGCCGCTCGGCCGCGGGCGGCTGGTCCCAGCAGCGTTTCGCCCGGCGTCGCGCGGGACAGGCGCGGCACGCGCTCCAGGACGCGGCGAAGGACGCCTTCGAGGTGCTCGTGCCGCGGTTGTCCGAAGTGGACGCCGTCGTGCTCGGCGGCGACCGCCGCGCCCTCGACGAGCTGCGCGGCGACCGCCGGCTGGCACCGCTGTTCGCCCGGGCGGAGCCCCGCGTGCTCGAAGTCGCCGAGCCGAGCTTCGCCGTCCTGGAAGAAGCGGCGCGACGTGCGCTTTCGGTGGAGATCACGCTGCGCGACGGGTGA
- a CDS encoding LLM class flavin-dependent oxidoreductase has protein sequence MAELRETWAIADDAGFDGCWVFDHLAPLGPDRTGDVFDGWSLLAAMAEATERVRIGCLVAGNTHRHPGTFAKIAATVDHLSGGRLDVGLGAGGDTHTDAMMGTPTPPAVERVERLAEACEILRLLWTRPVTDFRGRHFELTGAVCDPKPHQAKPPLWLGSSGEKLGLRVVAEHADVWLSAALPGTPIAELRRLSRVLDEHCAAAGRDPAAIRRAVQFRLPADADAALRLARDHVEAGFTELVLMPTGPGGVVAACETAAKLLPRLRDVG, from the coding sequence ATCGCCGAGCTCCGCGAGACGTGGGCGATCGCCGACGACGCCGGGTTCGACGGCTGCTGGGTGTTCGACCACCTGGCCCCGCTGGGCCCGGACCGCACCGGCGACGTCTTCGACGGCTGGAGCCTCCTGGCCGCGATGGCCGAAGCGACGGAACGGGTGCGCATCGGATGTCTGGTGGCCGGCAACACCCACCGCCACCCCGGCACGTTCGCGAAGATCGCGGCCACCGTCGACCACCTCTCCGGTGGCCGCCTCGACGTCGGTCTCGGCGCGGGCGGCGACACCCACACCGACGCGATGATGGGCACACCGACCCCGCCGGCGGTCGAACGCGTCGAAAGACTCGCCGAGGCCTGCGAAATCCTCCGTCTGCTGTGGACCCGGCCGGTGACGGACTTCCGCGGCCGCCACTTCGAGCTGACCGGCGCGGTCTGCGATCCGAAGCCGCACCAGGCGAAACCGCCGCTCTGGCTGGGCAGCAGCGGCGAGAAGCTCGGCCTGCGGGTGGTCGCCGAGCACGCCGACGTCTGGCTCAGCGCGGCCCTGCCGGGCACCCCGATCGCCGAGCTGCGCCGGCTTTCCCGGGTCCTCGACGAGCACTGCGCCGCCGCCGGCCGCGATCCGGCGGCGATCCGCCGCGCCGTGCAGTTCCGGCTGCCCGCCGACGCGGACGCGGCGCTGCGGCTGGCGCGGGACCACGTCGAAGCGGGGTTCACCGAGCTGGTCCTGATGCCCACCGGGCCGGGCGGCGTCGTCGCGGCCTGCGAAACGGCGGCGAAGCTCCTGCCCCGCCTGCGAGACGTCGGCTGA
- a CDS encoding ABC transporter ATP-binding protein, translating to MDNMWGLWSSAMRADDVPKGLGRGTLKRVARFARPHWRRLLAFLVLTVVSAVLAVTTPVLAGKVVDAIVGGHDLPVVIWLAVVIAALAIADAGLGLIERWQSARIGEGIIFDLRRAVFEHVQRMPVAFFTRTRTGALVSRLNNDVIGAQRTFTATLSGLVTNVIQLTLSLAVMLTLSWQVTLLALVLLPIFVIPARRLGRRMAGLQREAANLNAGMTTQMTERFSAPGATLVKLFGRPVQEADDFALRAGRVRDIGVRTAMLTRWFMTSLTLVSALAQALVYGLGGYLALTGKLAPGTVVALALLLTRLYAPLTALANVRVDVMTALVSFERVFEVLDLEPMIKEKPAARALPSTGGVSVEFSDVRFGYPAADRYSLASLEDVATLDHRGGEEVLHGISFRAEPGQMVALVGSSGAGKSTIASLLPRLYDVDAGAVRLSDVDVRDLSFASLRQTVGVVTQDGHLFHDTIRANLAYARPGVTDDEIWEALDRARLGELVHSLPDGLETTVGERGYRLSGGERQRLTIARLLLAQPKVVILDEATAHLDSESEAAVGEALTHALAGRTALVIAHRLSTVRAADQILVLEHGEIVERGTHDELLSRGGRYATLHATQFADEEPVVA from the coding sequence ATGGACAACATGTGGGGGCTGTGGAGTTCGGCGATGCGCGCCGACGACGTGCCGAAGGGGCTCGGCCGCGGCACGCTCAAGCGCGTCGCGCGCTTCGCCCGGCCGCACTGGCGGCGGCTGCTGGCCTTCCTCGTCCTGACGGTCGTCTCGGCCGTCCTCGCCGTGACGACGCCGGTGCTGGCGGGCAAGGTGGTCGACGCGATCGTCGGCGGGCACGACCTGCCGGTGGTGATCTGGCTCGCCGTCGTCATCGCCGCGCTGGCGATCGCCGACGCCGGGCTCGGCCTGATCGAGCGGTGGCAGTCCGCGCGCATCGGCGAGGGCATCATCTTCGACCTGCGCCGCGCGGTGTTCGAGCACGTGCAGCGGATGCCGGTCGCGTTCTTCACCCGCACCCGCACGGGTGCACTGGTCTCGCGGCTCAACAACGACGTCATCGGCGCGCAGCGGACGTTCACCGCGACGCTGTCCGGGCTGGTCACGAACGTCATCCAGCTGACGCTGTCGCTGGCGGTCATGCTCACGCTGTCCTGGCAGGTCACGCTGCTGGCGCTGGTGCTGCTGCCGATCTTCGTCATCCCCGCGCGCCGGCTCGGCCGCCGGATGGCCGGGCTGCAGCGCGAGGCCGCGAACCTCAACGCCGGCATGACCACGCAGATGACCGAGCGCTTCTCCGCGCCGGGCGCGACGCTGGTGAAGCTCTTCGGCCGCCCGGTGCAGGAGGCGGACGACTTCGCGCTGCGGGCCGGGCGCGTGCGGGACATCGGCGTGCGCACCGCGATGCTGACCCGCTGGTTCATGACGAGCCTGACCCTGGTTTCGGCGCTGGCGCAGGCACTCGTCTACGGCCTCGGCGGCTACCTCGCGCTGACCGGCAAGCTCGCGCCGGGCACCGTGGTCGCGCTGGCGCTGCTGCTGACCCGGCTCTACGCGCCGCTGACCGCGCTGGCCAACGTCCGCGTCGACGTCATGACCGCGCTGGTGTCGTTCGAGCGGGTCTTCGAGGTCCTGGACCTGGAGCCGATGATCAAGGAGAAGCCGGCCGCGCGGGCCCTGCCGTCCACCGGCGGGGTTTCGGTCGAGTTCTCGGACGTCCGGTTCGGCTACCCGGCCGCGGACCGGTACTCGCTGGCGTCACTGGAAGACGTGGCCACGCTCGACCACCGCGGCGGCGAAGAGGTGTTGCACGGCATCTCGTTCCGCGCCGAGCCGGGCCAGATGGTCGCGCTGGTCGGGTCGTCGGGCGCGGGGAAGTCGACGATCGCGTCGCTGCTGCCGCGGCTCTACGACGTCGACGCGGGTGCGGTGCGGCTGTCCGATGTGGACGTCCGGGACCTGAGTTTCGCTTCGCTGCGGCAAACCGTCGGCGTGGTGACCCAGGACGGGCACCTCTTCCACGACACGATCCGCGCGAACCTGGCGTACGCGCGCCCCGGTGTCACCGACGACGAGATCTGGGAAGCCCTGGATCGCGCTCGCCTCGGCGAGCTGGTGCACTCCCTGCCCGACGGCCTCGAAACCACGGTGGGCGAACGCGGCTACCGCCTCTCGGGCGGCGAACGCCAGCGGCTGACGATCGCCCGGCTGCTGCTGGCCCAGCCCAAGGTGGTGATCCTCGACGAGGCGACGGCCCACCTGGACTCCGAGTCCGAGGCGGCGGTCGGCGAAGCGCTGACCCACGCGCTGGCGGGCCGCACGGCATTGGTCATCGCCCACCGGCTGTCGACGGTCCGGGCGGCGGACCAGATCCTGGTCCTGGAGCACGGCGAGATCGTCGAACGCGGCACGCACGACGAGTTGCTGAGCCGCGGCGGGCGATACGCGACGTTGCACGCGACGCAGTTCGCGGACGAGGAGCCCGTGGTGGCGTGA
- a CDS encoding S8 family serine peptidase has protein sequence MLTAGAAALLAALGLVSPPAAGAATASTPDAFTETAQQQIAALQAVKAGRTATESKVDSKLLVAEKGVTKQLNALQSGVAAAGTALVDIRVSKVSPDLIAGLTKAGAGIRAVSDRYGSVRAEVPVAKVSEIAARGDVKRVEQADEALTARELATPATTPGKTETKQQKADRIAGELQKAVNAKAQRSAAAAATLTSEGDRAHNADLARQQFGVTGVGVKACALSDGVDSLAASVAKGELPPDVDVIAGQEGDGDEGTAMLEIIHDLAPNAKLGFASAFNSDASFADNIRKLRFESHCDVIVDDVIYFKESPFQDWIIAQAVNDVTADGALYFSSAGNEGNVASGTAGHWEGDFVDSGKSVGKFAGTAHNFAGAAGNQIYEPISNASSAGVPVTLHWSDPLGASANDYDLYLLNSAGAVVSFSQDVQTGTQDPYERVTTPSFGGTGLRLAIVKFSGQARYLSLSALRGRFSDSADGLKAYNTPGVTVGHSAARDAFSVAAAPAAKAFGRLLEPGDPANPAGPYPGSFSGVTKAERFSSDGPRRVFYEADGTPITPGNVSSTGGEVRNKPEITAADGVTTSVTGFNPFFGTSAAAPHAAAIASLVLSGNPGLPPSEVREALINTAIDIETPGRDNFTGAGVILADKVLAYTGASPQPLAVAKQPTVTPADGGSALDPGDTAKVTLPVTNEGDGTAVSTSVVLTSPTPGVTVAPRSKSYGTISPGQTGVNDFTITVPASQQLGVPVVLNARVTFAGAHSPTTQTFSLPVGTPSPVAQDFAYAGAPVAIPDNSPVGASVTIPVTGVGRASKVTFSVDGTTCSTDPASTTVGLNHSYVGDLVGTLTAPSGAKATVFQRNGSSGKNLCKVVFADNAAAAFSTVTSANAPFTGTWRPTQSLTGGLTGAAADGTWTFGVVDAAGGDAGFIRSVALHINGFVQPPAAGAPSNVRGVTNNGPVHPL, from the coding sequence GTGCTCACCGCCGGAGCCGCGGCCCTGCTCGCCGCGCTCGGCCTGGTGTCCCCGCCCGCGGCGGGGGCCGCCACCGCGTCCACCCCGGACGCCTTCACCGAAACCGCGCAGCAGCAGATCGCCGCCCTGCAGGCGGTCAAGGCGGGCCGCACCGCCACCGAGTCCAAAGTGGACAGCAAGCTGCTCGTCGCCGAAAAGGGCGTCACCAAGCAGCTGAACGCGCTCCAGTCCGGCGTCGCGGCGGCGGGGACCGCCCTCGTCGACATCCGCGTGAGCAAGGTTTCGCCGGACCTCATCGCCGGGCTCACCAAGGCCGGCGCGGGCATCCGCGCGGTGTCCGACCGCTACGGCAGCGTCCGGGCCGAAGTCCCCGTGGCGAAGGTCAGCGAGATCGCCGCCCGCGGCGACGTCAAGCGCGTCGAGCAGGCCGACGAGGCGCTGACCGCCCGCGAGCTGGCCACCCCCGCGACGACGCCGGGGAAGACCGAGACCAAGCAGCAGAAGGCCGACCGCATCGCCGGCGAGCTGCAGAAAGCCGTGAACGCCAAGGCGCAGCGCAGCGCCGCCGCGGCCGCGACCCTCACCAGCGAGGGCGACCGCGCGCACAACGCCGACCTCGCCCGCCAGCAGTTCGGCGTCACCGGCGTCGGCGTCAAGGCGTGCGCCCTGTCCGACGGCGTCGACTCCCTGGCCGCTTCGGTGGCCAAGGGCGAGCTCCCGCCGGACGTCGACGTCATCGCCGGCCAGGAAGGTGACGGCGACGAGGGCACCGCGATGCTCGAGATCATCCACGACCTCGCGCCCAACGCGAAGCTGGGCTTCGCCTCGGCGTTCAACTCCGACGCCAGCTTCGCGGACAACATCCGCAAGCTGCGCTTCGAGTCGCACTGCGACGTCATCGTCGACGACGTCATCTACTTCAAGGAATCGCCGTTCCAGGACTGGATCATCGCCCAGGCCGTGAACGACGTGACCGCGGACGGCGCGCTGTACTTCTCGTCGGCGGGCAACGAAGGCAACGTCGCCAGCGGCACCGCCGGGCACTGGGAAGGCGACTTCGTCGACTCGGGCAAGTCGGTCGGCAAGTTCGCCGGCACCGCGCACAACTTCGCCGGCGCGGCGGGCAACCAGATCTACGAGCCCATCTCCAACGCCTCTTCGGCCGGCGTCCCGGTGACGCTGCACTGGTCCGACCCGCTGGGCGCCTCGGCGAACGACTACGACCTCTACCTGCTCAACTCCGCGGGCGCGGTCGTCAGCTTCAGCCAGGACGTCCAGACCGGCACCCAGGACCCGTACGAGCGCGTCACGACGCCGTCGTTCGGCGGCACCGGGCTGCGGCTGGCCATCGTGAAGTTCTCCGGCCAGGCCCGCTACCTGTCGCTGTCCGCGCTGCGCGGCCGGTTCTCCGACTCGGCGGACGGGCTCAAGGCCTACAACACCCCGGGCGTGACGGTCGGCCACTCGGCCGCGCGGGACGCCTTCAGCGTCGCGGCGGCCCCGGCGGCCAAGGCGTTCGGCCGGCTCCTCGAGCCGGGTGACCCGGCCAACCCGGCCGGCCCGTACCCGGGCTCGTTCAGCGGCGTCACCAAGGCCGAGCGGTTCAGCTCCGACGGCCCGCGGCGGGTGTTCTACGAGGCCGACGGCACGCCCATCACGCCGGGCAACGTGTCCTCGACCGGCGGCGAGGTCCGGAACAAGCCGGAGATCACCGCGGCCGACGGCGTCACCACCAGCGTGACCGGCTTCAACCCGTTCTTCGGCACCTCGGCCGCCGCGCCGCACGCGGCCGCGATCGCTTCGCTCGTGCTGTCCGGCAACCCCGGGCTGCCGCCGTCCGAGGTCCGCGAGGCGCTCATCAACACCGCGATCGACATCGAAACCCCGGGCCGCGACAACTTCACCGGGGCCGGCGTCATCCTCGCGGACAAGGTGCTGGCCTACACCGGTGCCAGCCCGCAGCCGCTCGCGGTGGCCAAGCAGCCGACGGTCACCCCGGCCGACGGCGGCTCGGCGCTCGACCCGGGCGACACCGCCAAGGTCACCCTGCCGGTGACCAACGAAGGCGACGGCACCGCCGTGTCCACCAGCGTCGTGCTCACCAGCCCGACCCCCGGGGTCACGGTCGCGCCGCGGTCCAAGTCCTACGGCACCATCAGCCCGGGGCAGACCGGCGTCAACGACTTCACCATCACCGTCCCGGCGAGCCAGCAGCTCGGCGTGCCGGTGGTGCTGAACGCCCGCGTCACCTTCGCCGGCGCGCACTCGCCGACGACGCAGACGTTCTCGCTGCCGGTCGGCACCCCGTCGCCGGTCGCGCAGGACTTCGCCTACGCCGGCGCGCCGGTGGCGATCCCGGACAACAGCCCGGTCGGCGCGTCGGTGACCATCCCGGTCACCGGGGTCGGCCGCGCGTCCAAGGTGACGTTCTCCGTGGACGGCACCACGTGCAGCACCGACCCGGCCTCGACGACGGTGGGCCTGAACCACTCCTACGTCGGTGACCTGGTCGGCACGCTGACCGCGCCTTCGGGGGCGAAGGCGACGGTGTTCCAGCGCAACGGCAGCTCGGGCAAGAACCTGTGCAAGGTCGTCTTCGCCGACAACGCGGCGGCGGCGTTCAGCACGGTGACCTCGGCGAACGCGCCGTTCACCGGCACCTGGCGGCCGACGCAGTCCCTGACCGGCGGCCTGACCGGCGCGGCCGCGGACGGCACGTGGACGTTCGGCGTGGTGGACGCGGCGGGCGGCGACGCCGGCTTCATCCGCTCGGTCGCGCTGCACATCAACGGGTTCGTCCAGCCCCCGGCGGCCGGCGCGCCGTCGAACGTGCGGGGCGTGACCAACAACGGCCCGGTGCACCCGCTGTAA